Proteins from a genomic interval of Polaribacter sp. Q13:
- a CDS encoding DUF2141 domain-containing protein, with protein sequence MKKLLLILAIVFSGISTTNAQEKTADLTINISGLNSDKGTLLVGLYNKKDHFLKKQFKADTAKIKDKKSIVIFKDLPKGEYAVSFVHDENDNKKMDTNMFKIPKEDYGCSNNARGFMGPPKYDDAKFQLTANKTIEIKI encoded by the coding sequence ATGAAAAAATTACTTTTAATATTAGCCATCGTTTTTAGTGGCATTTCAACTACAAACGCACAAGAAAAAACGGCTGATTTAACAATAAATATTTCTGGTTTAAATTCTGATAAAGGCACTTTATTAGTTGGTCTTTACAACAAGAAAGACCATTTCTTAAAAAAACAATTTAAAGCTGATACCGCAAAAATTAAAGACAAAAAATCTATCGTAATTTTTAAAGATTTACCAAAAGGTGAATATGCTGTTTCTTTTGTTCATGATGAAAATGATAACAAAAAAATGGACACGAACATGTTTAAAATTCCTAAAGAAGACTATGGTTGCTCAAACAACGCGAGAGGCTTTATGGGACCTCCAAAATACGATGATGCTAAATTTCAATTAACAGCAAACAAAACAATTGAAATTAAAATATAA
- a CDS encoding amidohydrolase family protein, translating into MEKRKLRINGHSHLLPYPEEIPDFMKEKEIFWVDDERKHMLQKGWKRPVTDSSFFLDEKLLWMEKNKLDHAVVLNLSQLYGNGLRLEEMKKALRFQNDFNAKVQREHPSKFTCGFVVHPGFIYGALDEIKRCVEELGLKVLCLPTHFMDSIGQWRCVFDEENDRIFELADKYKLAIEIHPYDGDKMIKLENTNWRFHLIWMLAQCGDAYHFYTLNGMQERFKNIRTCFAHGGQLAQMNLGRRIQGFDGRPDLFEGKTHPRKAVGHKNIFFDTLVHDTDSLKLMFKRQGVSQVLMGLDDPYPLGEMESDAQSSYPGKILDLAVNENIITETEKGQIWEDNVLQWLFGDDEVAKQELVRKILS; encoded by the coding sequence ATGGAAAAAAGAAAACTTCGCATAAACGGACATTCGCATTTATTACCATATCCAGAAGAAATTCCTGATTTTATGAAGGAAAAAGAAATTTTTTGGGTAGATGATGAGCGTAAACACATGTTGCAGAAAGGATGGAAACGTCCTGTAACAGATTCTAGTTTTTTCTTAGATGAGAAATTATTGTGGATGGAAAAAAACAAGCTAGACCATGCGGTTGTTTTAAATCTTTCTCAATTATACGGTAATGGATTGCGTTTAGAAGAAATGAAAAAAGCGTTGCGTTTTCAGAATGATTTTAATGCAAAAGTGCAAAGAGAACATCCATCTAAATTTACGTGTGGGTTTGTGGTTCATCCTGGTTTTATTTATGGTGCTTTAGATGAAATAAAACGGTGTGTAGAAGAATTAGGCTTAAAAGTATTATGCTTACCTACACATTTTATGGATTCTATTGGGCAATGGCGTTGTGTGTTTGATGAAGAAAATGATCGGATTTTTGAATTGGCAGATAAATATAAATTGGCAATAGAAATTCACCCGTATGATGGTGATAAAATGATAAAATTAGAAAATACCAATTGGCGTTTTCATTTAATTTGGATGTTGGCACAATGCGGAGATGCGTATCATTTTTATACTTTAAACGGAATGCAAGAGCGTTTTAAAAACATAAGAACGTGTTTTGCGCATGGTGGTCAATTGGCACAAATGAACTTAGGAAGAAGGATTCAGGGTTTTGATGGTAGACCCGATTTGTTTGAAGGTAAAACGCATCCTAGAAAGGCAGTCGGACATAAAAATATCTTTTTTGATACGTTGGTCCATGATACCGATTCGTTAAAATTAATGTTTAAAAGACAAGGTGTAAGTCAGGTTTTAATGGGTTTAGACGATCCGTATCCGTTAGGAGAAATGGAAAGTGATGCACAGTCTTCTTATCCTGGTAAAATTTTAGATTTAGCAGTTAATGAGAATATTATTACAGAAACAGAAAAAGGACAAATTTGGGAAGATAATGTGTTGCAATGGTTGTTTGGTGATGATGAGGTTGCGAAGCAAGAATTAGTAAGAAAGATACTCTCTTAA
- a CDS encoding 3-hydroxyanthranilate 3,4-dioxygenase gives MRNLVQPLNFKKWIDEHRHLLKPPVGNKQVWDNGEYIVMVVGGPNNRKDYHYNETPEFFYQVEGDMILKIIDDKGEQIDVEINEGDIYLLPAKVPHSPQRKENTVGLVIEYPRSKKMKDALQWYCENCGNLLYRKKFKLKNIEVDLPIIFDKFYSDINKCTCDNCGTVMEAPKKVGS, from the coding sequence ATGAGAAATTTAGTACAGCCTTTAAATTTTAAAAAGTGGATTGATGAACATCGTCATTTATTAAAACCACCCGTTGGTAACAAGCAAGTTTGGGATAATGGTGAGTATATTGTTATGGTTGTTGGTGGGCCAAATAATAGAAAAGATTATCATTATAATGAAACTCCGGAGTTTTTCTATCAGGTTGAAGGTGATATGATTTTAAAAATCATTGATGACAAAGGCGAACAAATTGATGTAGAAATTAATGAAGGTGATATTTATTTGTTGCCCGCAAAAGTACCACATTCGCCGCAAAGAAAAGAAAATACGGTTGGTTTGGTAATTGAATATCCGCGAAGCAAAAAGATGAAAGATGCTTTGCAATGGTATTGTGAAAACTGTGGAAACTTGTTGTATAGAAAGAAATTTAAGCTAAAAAATATAGAAGTTGACTTGCCAATAATTTTTGATAAATTTTATTCTGACATAAATAAATGTACGTGTGATAATTGTGGAACGGTAATGGAAGCTCCGAAAAAAGTTGGCAGTTAA
- a CDS encoding SDR family oxidoreductase: MNLGLHNKNALVCGSTQGIGKATAILLAEEGINVTLIARNEEKLKVVLAELPNNNQCHSYLVADFSTPQELQKVLERTKLKFHILVNNTGGPKSGALISATSSDLINAFQMHVVCNQILVQALVPFMKKEKFGRIINVISTSVKEPIPGLGVSNTIRNAVGNWAKTLSTELAEFEITVNNVLPGFTDTARLDEIIKIKAKIEHTTEAEMEQIMKNYVPAKRFAKSEETAAAIVFLASEQASYINGINLPVDGGRTKSL, from the coding sequence ATGAATTTAGGATTACATAACAAAAACGCTTTAGTTTGTGGAAGCACACAAGGAATAGGAAAAGCAACTGCAATTTTATTAGCAGAAGAAGGCATAAATGTGACTTTAATTGCTAGAAATGAAGAAAAGTTAAAAGTTGTTTTAGCAGAATTACCCAATAATAATCAGTGTCATAGTTATTTGGTTGCCGATTTTTCTACCCCACAAGAGCTGCAAAAAGTTTTAGAAAGGACTAAATTAAAATTTCATATTCTAGTCAATAATACAGGCGGTCCAAAAAGTGGCGCTTTAATTTCTGCAACTTCGTCAGATTTAATAAATGCGTTTCAAATGCATGTTGTTTGTAATCAGATTTTGGTACAAGCTTTGGTTCCGTTTATGAAAAAAGAAAAATTTGGTAGAATTATTAATGTCATTTCTACGTCTGTAAAAGAGCCAATTCCTGGTTTAGGAGTTTCTAATACGATTAGAAATGCGGTTGGAAATTGGGCAAAAACATTGTCTACAGAATTGGCAGAATTTGAAATAACAGTAAATAACGTGTTGCCAGGTTTTACAGACACGGCTCGTTTAGATGAGATTATTAAGATCAAAGCAAAAATTGAGCACACTACAGAAGCAGAAATGGAGCAAATTATGAAAAATTATGTGCCCGCAAAACGCTTTGCAAAATCCGAAGAAACTGCTGCAGCTATTGTTTTTTTAGCAAGTGAACAAGCAAGTTATATTAATGGTATTAATCTTCCGGTTGATGGTGGAAGAACGAAAAGTTTATAG
- a CDS encoding DUF6500 family protein gives MNKDIKEKIIEVCDEKIAKKGTSVGLSFYAFFKNKNDNPVLLMEVAKWWIETHKLDHFEKAVKIKQMVLDHK, from the coding sequence ATGAATAAAGATATAAAAGAAAAAATAATTGAAGTTTGTGATGAAAAAATAGCTAAAAAAGGAACTAGTGTTGGTTTGTCATTTTATGCTTTTTTTAAGAATAAAAATGACAATCCGGTTTTGTTAATGGAAGTCGCAAAATGGTGGATTGAAACTCATAAATTAGATCATTTTGAAAAAGCCGTGAAGATTAAACAAATGGTTTTAGATCATAAATAA
- a CDS encoding FAD-dependent monooxygenase — MKYTIIGAGIGGLTTALAFEQKGIEYQIFEKAPVLNEVGAGIWLAPNALQVLESLGVLEDVIANGNFIDRITIGKQDLSPISDSNQDFIKDIFGYTTVAIHRAALQKLLFDKIPKEKIFLNKGFESFKEIAANKIEVTFNDASKTTTDFLIAADGINSKVRQQLFPESSKRYSGQTCWRGITNRVLEDDLLHRGFELWGNKIRFGISKVSKDKTYWFAVVLAKENEEVEVNLVKEKLLKMFSDFDPLITDLIAATEIYQIIKSDIHDLNPLKKWHKNNICLIGDAGHATTPNMGQGGAQAIEDAYYLSNLIAENKDKNVFELFQQKRQKKVNLVVNQSWMTGKMAHWKYGQSFRNFILKNVPKSIINKKMIALYQLEK, encoded by the coding sequence ATGAAATATACAATCATTGGCGCAGGAATTGGTGGATTGACGACAGCATTGGCTTTTGAACAAAAAGGAATCGAATACCAAATTTTTGAAAAAGCACCTGTTTTAAATGAAGTCGGCGCCGGAATTTGGTTAGCGCCAAATGCATTGCAAGTTTTAGAAAGTTTAGGTGTTTTAGAAGACGTAATTGCTAACGGCAATTTTATTGATAGAATTACCATTGGCAAACAAGATTTATCACCAATTTCAGATAGTAATCAAGATTTTATAAAAGATATTTTTGGCTATACAACCGTTGCAATTCATAGAGCAGCGCTTCAAAAATTGTTATTTGATAAAATTCCGAAAGAGAAAATATTTTTAAACAAAGGTTTTGAATCTTTTAAAGAAATAGCAGCTAATAAAATAGAAGTTACATTTAATGATGCTTCTAAAACAACAACAGATTTTTTAATTGCTGCAGATGGTATCAACTCTAAAGTCAGACAACAGTTATTTCCAGAAAGTAGCAAAAGATATTCTGGGCAAACTTGTTGGCGAGGAATTACAAATAGGGTGTTAGAAGACGATTTATTACACAGAGGATTTGAACTTTGGGGAAATAAAATTAGATTCGGAATATCGAAAGTTTCAAAAGATAAAACCTATTGGTTTGCAGTTGTTTTGGCAAAAGAAAATGAGGAAGTAGAGGTTAATTTGGTAAAAGAGAAGTTGCTAAAAATGTTTTCTGATTTTGATCCTTTAATAACTGACTTAATTGCTGCAACAGAAATCTATCAAATTATAAAAAGTGATATTCACGATTTAAACCCACTTAAAAAATGGCATAAAAATAATATTTGTTTAATTGGAGATGCTGGTCATGCTACAACTCCAAATATGGGACAAGGAGGAGCACAAGCTATTGAAGATGCCTATTATTTAAGTAATTTAATAGCTGAAAATAAAGACAAAAATGTTTTTGAGTTGTTTCAACAGAAAAGACAAAAGAAAGTGAATTTGGTTGTTAATCAATCTTGGATGACCGGTAAAATGGCACATTGGAAATATGGTCAAAGTTTTCGGAATTTTATCTTAAAAAATGTTCCTAAAAGTATTATAAATAAGAAAATGATAGCATTATATCAATTAGAAAAATAA
- a CDS encoding DUF1697 domain-containing protein, protein MKSFIVLLRGINVSGKNKLPMAELRDLLNDLGFKNVQTYIQSGNIILESDDGKSVICKKINEGIQNKFGFDIPVIARTIPQLKKAIASYPFPTDNTKIVAFVFLNKKVYETKVEVKDIENDKYLIDNDMVYIYCETGFAKTKLSNNLFERSLYVSATTRNYNTTLKLLELAESN, encoded by the coding sequence ATGAAGAGTTTTATTGTTTTATTAAGAGGAATAAATGTGTCGGGAAAAAATAAACTCCCAATGGCAGAACTACGTGATTTATTAAACGATTTAGGTTTTAAAAACGTACAAACATACATTCAGAGTGGAAACATTATTTTAGAATCTGATGATGGTAAATCTGTGATTTGTAAGAAAATTAATGAAGGAATTCAAAATAAATTTGGTTTTGATATTCCTGTAATTGCAAGAACAATTCCTCAATTAAAAAAAGCAATTGCTAGTTACCCTTTTCCTACAGACAACACCAAAATAGTTGCCTTTGTTTTTTTAAATAAAAAAGTATATGAAACAAAAGTTGAGGTAAAAGATATTGAGAATGATAAATATTTAATAGATAATGATATGGTATATATTTATTGCGAAACTGGTTTTGCTAAAACTAAACTTTCTAATAATTTATTTGAGAGAAGCTTGTATGTAAGCGCAACAACTAGAAATTATAATACCACATTAAAGTTATTAGAGTTGGCAGAAAGCAATTAA
- a CDS encoding NAD(P)/FAD-dependent oxidoreductase: MNRKDTILIIGAGLCGSLLALRLAQRGYKIELYESRPDLRKVDISAGRSINLALSDRGFKALRLCGVEEKAREICIPMFGRLIHDKKGNTFASNYSGRENEYINSISRGDLNALLLNEAEKHENVNIHFNKKCKNVDIENNTAHFKDYETKQEFSIKADVIFGTDGSGSSLRKSYYLERKFLFSYSQNYLNHGYKELEIPADKNGKHQISNQHLHIWPRGDFMLIALPNLDGSFTVTLFLSYTEGEFNFENLTSEEKITQFFEQEFPDALAIIPNIKDEFINNPTGALGTVKCSPWSYQNKTVLLGDSAHAIVPFYGQGMNASFEDVTVFDEILNQNLDSWETVFKTYQKARKQDTDAIADLAIDNFYEMRDHVANPIFKEKRKIEMDLEKTFPTEYFSKYSLVTFNANIGYNEAMKKGRAQDKALLNLIAGEEVHTHLNMTKDELKVILEKVIIETNIILEEYDLTRL, from the coding sequence ATGAACAGAAAAGATACTATACTAATAATAGGTGCTGGTTTATGTGGAAGCTTACTTGCTTTACGCTTAGCGCAAAGAGGTTATAAAATAGAATTGTATGAAAGCAGACCAGATTTAAGAAAAGTAGATATTTCTGCCGGAAGATCTATCAATCTAGCTTTATCGGACAGAGGTTTTAAAGCATTGCGTTTATGCGGAGTAGAAGAGAAGGCTAGAGAAATTTGTATTCCTATGTTCGGACGATTAATCCATGACAAAAAAGGAAATACCTTTGCTTCTAATTATTCTGGTCGAGAAAATGAATATATCAATTCTATTTCTCGTGGCGATTTAAATGCTCTCTTATTAAACGAGGCAGAAAAGCACGAAAATGTAAACATTCATTTTAATAAAAAATGTAAAAATGTTGATATAGAAAATAATACCGCACATTTTAAAGATTACGAAACCAAGCAAGAATTTTCTATAAAAGCAGATGTAATTTTTGGTACAGATGGCTCAGGTTCTTCTCTAAGAAAAAGCTATTATTTAGAACGTAAATTTTTGTTTAGCTATTCTCAGAATTATCTAAATCACGGATATAAAGAATTAGAAATTCCTGCGGATAAAAACGGGAAACATCAAATTAGCAATCAGCATTTACACATTTGGCCTCGTGGTGATTTCATGTTAATAGCCTTACCCAATTTAGATGGTAGTTTTACCGTTACGCTATTTTTAAGTTATACTGAAGGCGAATTTAATTTCGAAAATTTAACATCCGAAGAAAAAATAACACAGTTTTTTGAGCAAGAGTTCCCCGATGCTTTAGCAATCATTCCGAATATAAAAGACGAATTTATAAACAATCCAACAGGTGCTTTAGGAACCGTAAAATGTTCGCCTTGGTCTTATCAAAATAAAACCGTTTTATTGGGTGATTCTGCGCATGCAATTGTACCATTTTACGGACAAGGTATGAATGCCTCGTTTGAAGATGTTACTGTTTTTGATGAAATTTTAAATCAAAATTTAGATTCTTGGGAGACTGTTTTTAAAACCTATCAAAAAGCAAGAAAACAAGATACGGATGCCATTGCAGATTTAGCAATTGATAACTTTTATGAAATGCGAGATCATGTGGCAAATCCTATTTTTAAAGAGAAAAGAAAAATAGAAATGGATTTAGAAAAGACGTTTCCAACTGAGTATTTCTCCAAATATTCGTTAGTCACTTTTAATGCAAATATTGGGTACAACGAAGCCATGAAAAAGGGTAGAGCGCAAGACAAAGCGTTGTTGAATTTAATTGCAGGAGAAGAAGTCCACACGCATTTAAACATGACAAAAGACGAGTTAAAAGTTATTTTAGAGAAAGTGATAATAGAGACCAATATTATTTTAGAAGAGTATGATCTAACAAGATTATAA
- the kynU gene encoding kynureninase produces the protein MKYQNNLEFAKQQDKEDPLSYLRNRFHIPKDKNGKDWLYFTGNSLGLQPKSTKGYINQELEDWANLGVEGHFEAKNPWLNYHELLTDKMAKIVGAKPIEVVIMNTLTTNLHLLMVSFYRPTKTKYKIVIESDAFPSDRYAVQSQLEFHGFSKDDIIEWKPRVGEELLNIEDLETIVEEQGNEIALLLIGGVNYYTGQFLDLERIAQIGHAKDCVVGIDLAHGAGNIQPNLHESGVDFAAWCTYKYLNSGPGSLAGLFVHEKHAKNKELPRFSGWWNHNKATRFNMRMPFDVMEGAEGWQLSNPPILSMAAIKASLDLFDEVGMDALREKSEKLTGYFEYLINEIGSEDIKIITPSNQKERGCQLSIQVKNADKSLHIKLTEKHIITDWREPDVIRCAPTPLYNTFEDVYSMVSILKELL, from the coding sequence ATGAAATATCAAAATAATTTAGAATTTGCCAAACAGCAAGATAAAGAAGATCCACTTTCTTATTTGCGAAACCGATTCCATATTCCGAAAGACAAAAACGGAAAAGATTGGTTGTATTTTACAGGGAATTCTTTAGGCTTACAGCCAAAATCTACCAAAGGATATATCAATCAGGAATTAGAAGATTGGGCTAATTTAGGAGTAGAAGGTCATTTTGAAGCAAAAAATCCATGGCTAAATTATCATGAATTATTAACTGATAAAATGGCGAAAATTGTTGGCGCAAAACCGATAGAAGTTGTGATTATGAACACCTTAACAACTAATTTACATTTGTTAATGGTGTCGTTTTACAGGCCAACAAAAACAAAATATAAAATTGTTATAGAAAGTGATGCTTTTCCTTCGGATAGATATGCAGTGCAATCTCAATTAGAATTTCACGGATTTTCTAAAGACGATATTATTGAGTGGAAACCAAGAGTAGGAGAAGAGTTACTTAATATAGAAGATTTAGAAACGATTGTTGAAGAACAAGGAAACGAAATTGCGTTGTTATTAATTGGAGGTGTAAATTATTACACTGGTCAGTTTTTAGATTTAGAGCGGATCGCTCAGATTGGTCATGCTAAAGATTGTGTTGTAGGAATTGATTTAGCACACGGAGCAGGAAATATTCAACCAAATTTGCATGAATCAGGAGTCGATTTTGCTGCGTGGTGTACGTACAAATACTTAAACTCAGGACCAGGGAGTTTAGCCGGATTATTTGTCCATGAAAAACACGCAAAAAATAAAGAGTTACCACGTTTTTCTGGTTGGTGGAATCACAATAAAGCCACCCGTTTTAATATGCGAATGCCTTTTGATGTAATGGAAGGAGCAGAAGGTTGGCAATTATCCAATCCGCCAATATTATCTATGGCGGCCATAAAAGCGTCTTTAGATTTATTTGATGAAGTTGGTATGGATGCTTTGAGAGAAAAATCAGAAAAACTAACCGGTTATTTCGAGTATTTAATCAATGAAATTGGTTCTGAAGATATTAAAATTATTACACCAAGTAATCAAAAAGAACGTGGTTGCCAATTGTCCATTCAGGTTAAAAATGCCGATAAAAGTTTGCATATAAAACTAACAGAAAAACATATTATTACAGATTGGCGAGAACCAGATGTTATCCGTTGCGCGCCAACTCCATTATATAATACTTTTGAAGATGTGTACAGCATGGTTTCAATATTAAAAGAGTTATTGTAG
- a CDS encoding C40 family peptidase has protein sequence MKIIKNVSFLMLMVFMSCKNDTKTITELENIQSNLKAEFAPDKRVELFDIKFESVDNHLILEGETTSKKAFLILLDSLKNRKLAFTNHVRILPDSAVGKLQYAIARNSVINIRSQPKHSAELGTQGLLGMSLKVLDKKGDFYRIQTPDNYISWVDKGGIQSMTKSEFDAWNNSKKVLFTEIFGYTYADKSANSEIVSDITFGGLLQYISEDNDFYKVKYPDNRIGFIKKNEAVIYSSWLKNIVASKENIETVAKTMNGFPYLWGGTSSKGIDCSGFTKMVYLMNGFIIPRDASQQINAGKTVDKNLKFEGLEKGDLLFFGTKATPNKKQRVTHVGIWLGNNKMEFIHSSGNVHLSSMNADETNYDEFNKNRYLGSQRYLGVKDEMIVDLKEKIKL, from the coding sequence ATGAAAATTATAAAAAACGTTTCTTTTTTAATGCTAATGGTTTTTATGTCTTGTAAAAACGACACAAAAACAATAACTGAATTAGAAAATATTCAATCGAATTTAAAAGCAGAATTTGCTCCAGACAAGCGTGTGGAATTGTTTGACATCAAATTTGAATCAGTAGACAATCATCTTATTTTAGAAGGAGAAACTACTTCTAAAAAAGCTTTTTTGATACTTTTAGACAGCTTAAAAAATAGAAAATTAGCATTTACCAATCATGTACGTATTTTACCTGATTCTGCTGTAGGAAAACTACAATATGCAATTGCTAGAAATTCGGTCATCAATATTCGGTCTCAACCAAAACATTCTGCAGAATTAGGTACACAAGGTTTGCTTGGAATGTCTTTAAAAGTATTGGATAAAAAAGGTGATTTCTATAGAATTCAAACTCCAGACAATTATATTTCTTGGGTTGATAAAGGCGGAATTCAATCGATGACTAAAAGTGAGTTTGATGCTTGGAATAACTCTAAAAAGGTACTTTTTACTGAAATTTTCGGGTATACTTATGCTGATAAATCAGCAAATTCTGAAATTGTTTCTGATATTACTTTTGGTGGATTGCTTCAATATATTTCTGAAGACAATGATTTCTATAAAGTAAAATATCCTGACAACAGAATTGGATTTATTAAAAAGAATGAAGCTGTTATTTATAGTTCTTGGCTAAAAAATATAGTTGCATCAAAAGAAAATATTGAAACTGTAGCTAAAACCATGAATGGTTTTCCTTATTTATGGGGCGGAACTTCTAGCAAAGGAATTGATTGTAGTGGTTTTACTAAAATGGTGTATTTAATGAATGGTTTTATCATTCCTAGAGATGCTTCTCAACAAATTAATGCTGGTAAAACCGTAGATAAAAACTTAAAATTTGAAGGTTTAGAGAAAGGTGATTTACTTTTCTTTGGTACAAAAGCGACCCCAAATAAAAAACAACGTGTTACGCATGTTGGTATTTGGTTAGGTAATAACAAAATGGAATTTATCCATTCTTCTGGAAACGTGCATTTGAGTTCTATGAACGCTGATGAAACTAACTATGATGAATTTAATAAGAATAGATATTTAGGAAGTCAACGTTATTTAGGTGTCAAAGATGAAATGATTGTAGACTTGAAAGAAAAAATAAAGCTTTAG
- a CDS encoding outer membrane beta-barrel protein produces the protein MNKTLILLMIVLTSNLVEAQFIKEKSINAQIGYGISAPYNSIDEVADNGFFIQGELVLKVASWFELRPYAGFILTNSNGKDLNDNPTNEKAESKAFLLGGKARVRAPIPWVAPYVEIGIGTSIGKFETFTAFDNIDKSGIIYHIPFSIGLELGKNNNVDLGFTYYFQPSVQQFAGAFAVGITFPLNNKK, from the coding sequence ATGAATAAAACGCTGATATTATTAATGATTGTTCTGACTTCAAATTTAGTTGAAGCTCAGTTTATAAAAGAAAAATCAATAAATGCTCAGATCGGATATGGTATTAGCGCTCCTTACAATAGCATTGACGAGGTTGCTGATAATGGTTTTTTTATACAAGGAGAACTAGTATTAAAAGTGGCTTCTTGGTTTGAATTAAGACCATACGCAGGTTTTATTTTGACAAATTCAAACGGAAAAGATTTAAATGACAATCCGACAAATGAAAAAGCCGAATCAAAAGCTTTTTTACTTGGAGGAAAAGCAAGAGTTCGGGCACCAATTCCTTGGGTTGCACCATACGTTGAAATTGGAATAGGTACTTCAATTGGAAAATTTGAAACATTTACAGCTTTCGATAATATTGATAAAAGTGGAATTATATATCACATCCCTTTTTCAATTGGACTAGAGTTAGGAAAGAATAATAATGTTGATTTAGGATTTACTTATTATTTTCAACCATCAGTCCAACAATTCGCTGGAGCTTTTGCTGTTGGAATTACATTTCCGCTGAATAATAAAAAATAA
- a CDS encoding YiiX/YebB-like N1pC/P60 family cysteine hydrolase: MNKTPKRTCILIIFSFVFLSCHNNKNKSNFELKQGDLLFQNTGTGEIDNAIKDVTATSLAKNYSHVGMAMKKDGKWFVIEAIPKEGICQTPLIKFLNRNKNKFNKSATTVARLDNYYQPYISKAIAYGVERINTPYDEIFLWDDNSYYCSELVYKMFSSQDLPTESIPFLTHSMTFNDSSGNPMPSWKAYYKTRNQPIPEGIEGTNPNLMASSPRIKFVHDYENE, translated from the coding sequence ATGAATAAAACACCAAAACGAACTTGCATCCTCATTATATTCTCCTTTGTTTTCTTAAGTTGCCATAACAATAAAAACAAAAGTAATTTTGAATTAAAACAAGGTGATTTACTGTTTCAGAATACAGGAACGGGCGAAATTGATAATGCCATTAAAGATGTAACAGCAACTTCATTAGCTAAAAACTATTCTCATGTTGGAATGGCAATGAAAAAAGACGGAAAATGGTTTGTAATAGAGGCGATTCCTAAAGAAGGAATTTGCCAAACTCCTTTAATAAAGTTTTTGAACAGAAATAAAAATAAGTTCAACAAATCTGCAACCACGGTTGCAAGACTAGATAATTATTACCAACCTTATATATCTAAAGCAATAGCATATGGAGTAGAAAGAATAAATACGCCTTATGATGAGATTTTTTTATGGGATGACAACTCTTATTATTGCTCAGAATTAGTTTATAAAATGTTTTCTTCTCAAGATTTACCAACAGAATCTATTCCTTTTCTTACACACTCAATGACGTTTAACGACAGCTCAGGAAACCCAATGCCTAGTTGGAAAGCTTATTACAAAACTCGAAACCAACCTATTCCTGAGGGCATTGAAGGTACAAACCCAAATTTGATGGCTAGCAGCCCTCGTATTAAATTTGTACATGATTATGAGAATGAATAA